Proteins from a single region of Chitinivorax sp. B:
- a CDS encoding HD domain-containing protein, which produces MTQSAADPNLAATVRFILEMDRLKSVYRQSPLLDGTRRENSAEHSWHMAVMAMILADYADQPVNVARVVELLLLHDIVEIDAGDVFLYDDKGSDNKHDNEQQAANRLFGMLPAHLGERLKAAWLEFETGDTPEARFARGLDRFQPLLINFYSGGGTWKHPQVHYDKVVAKKSVIGQGSTLLWQHGKALLDEAVRQGILRTAPAAVSSDIAQPSPFLRQASEQADNALRDKLRAMEDAYDIKLPTVISFEHDELHELHHQPFDGDASQSRVEIASWGVARIPQQIRQLGNLARQPSHAAEDRSVYKAILLDIYRALPVDVMALVSASDTLVVAPRREGYLLADSLGWLPDGRYLAPHAKRFKHAGGMVVGCDLIPPTSAYRRCVMVDGAMASGVSLMAMMIELAPTVQEFIVLTVHTTGVAINALRHMAARLQRPLTIYAGDVSGDLSDKFYAVLPETTPPQVVVGDLGDMIAGPVTVFA; this is translated from the coding sequence GTGACACAATCTGCTGCTGATCCGAACCTTGCTGCGACGGTCCGATTCATTCTGGAAATGGATCGCCTCAAATCCGTCTACCGCCAATCTCCGTTGCTGGATGGTACTCGTCGTGAAAACTCTGCCGAGCATTCCTGGCACATGGCGGTCATGGCCATGATTCTGGCTGACTATGCCGACCAACCGGTGAATGTGGCACGTGTGGTCGAGCTGTTGCTGCTGCACGATATTGTCGAGATCGATGCAGGTGACGTATTTCTTTATGACGACAAAGGCAGTGACAACAAGCACGACAACGAACAACAGGCTGCCAATCGCCTGTTCGGCATGCTGCCGGCCCACTTGGGAGAGCGACTGAAAGCTGCCTGGCTTGAATTTGAAACCGGCGATACGCCAGAAGCCCGCTTCGCGCGTGGGTTGGATCGCTTTCAGCCGTTATTGATCAATTTCTACAGTGGTGGCGGTACCTGGAAGCATCCACAAGTCCATTACGACAAAGTGGTTGCCAAGAAGTCGGTGATTGGGCAGGGGTCCACATTGCTATGGCAGCACGGTAAAGCGCTGCTGGATGAAGCAGTCAGGCAGGGCATCCTGCGTACTGCACCAGCGGCGGTATCTTCTGATATCGCCCAGCCATCACCGTTTCTGCGTCAGGCTTCGGAGCAGGCAGATAACGCGCTGCGTGACAAATTGCGGGCAATGGAGGACGCCTACGACATCAAGCTGCCGACGGTGATCTCGTTCGAGCATGATGAACTGCATGAACTGCATCACCAGCCATTTGATGGGGATGCCAGCCAAAGCCGTGTGGAGATTGCCTCCTGGGGTGTGGCGCGTATTCCACAACAGATTCGCCAACTGGGTAATCTGGCGCGGCAGCCATCACACGCGGCTGAAGACCGAAGCGTCTACAAGGCCATTTTATTGGATATTTACCGTGCTTTGCCTGTGGATGTGATGGCATTGGTGTCAGCTTCAGATACGCTGGTCGTTGCGCCGCGTCGTGAAGGATATTTACTCGCCGACAGCTTGGGCTGGTTACCCGACGGTCGCTACCTTGCCCCCCACGCCAAGCGCTTCAAGCATGCAGGGGGGATGGTGGTGGGCTGTGATCTGATTCCACCCACCTCGGCTTATCGACGGTGTGTGATGGTGGATGGTGCCATGGCAAGCGGCGTGTCATTGATGGCGATGATGATCGAGCTGGCGCCAACTGTGCAGGAATTCATCGTGCTGACGGTGCACACGACAGGCGTTGCCATCAATGCATTGCGTCATATGGCTGCGCGGTTGCAACGTCCGTTGACCATCTATGCCGGTGATGTCAGTGGCGATTTGAGTGACAAGTTCTATGCTGTTTTGCCAGAAACAACACCGCCGCAAGTGGTGGTGGGGGATTTGGGTGACATGATTGCCGGGCCGGTTACTGTCTTTGCTTGA
- a CDS encoding WD40 repeat domain-containing protein: MMKHFAPISGIACFKNQYIATAGYDNQVILWDAISQKPIHRVLHDHLANQCAFSADGRLLVSASSDHTARIWAVPTLRLKAALIGHEDDIEMAAFSPDGSQVATCSRDHTIRLFDLTGLCLKVLRGHTADVISVSWAADSRSLVSSSDDGSIRRWDVASGHQTDLIDLGGVETDTLALARDGTIFAGDDEGRITVITPVQTCVIPAHVAGIKRIVFDDVRRLLVSLSYDRSVILWRADAQGTLQQIAQSALPSVIWPRSCALLGDDQIVFATFGSRYATWNHRQDSWELDGIEPAISLNAVALVEGDEYTIGDAGVLHINGEPSVNVGSLCNFLQPFGSLLLTGGQMGTVFDAISGQVLHRHRSPLNCATTFMKDGRLHAAIGTYTGEAIILVLDENDQVQYQGDVAMHDNAIKGITADDELLFSVCATSAVAFHRVADFSLESYIDDAHERIANGCTRIDGGFASISRDLKLRIWRGGESEVFDTPHTHSVKCIAASADQRLIATGSYGGTIAVFDVEARDWIEMGKPTASGISCLVSDQRSNGFLASSYDGRVYQVCS, from the coding sequence ATAATGAAACACTTTGCCCCGATCAGTGGTATTGCCTGTTTTAAAAATCAATATATTGCAACTGCTGGCTATGATAATCAGGTGATTTTATGGGATGCCATTAGCCAGAAACCAATTCATCGCGTATTGCACGATCATCTCGCCAATCAGTGTGCATTCAGCGCCGATGGCCGATTACTGGTCAGTGCCAGCAGTGATCATACCGCCCGCATCTGGGCGGTGCCGACACTTCGTTTGAAAGCCGCGTTGATTGGGCATGAAGACGATATTGAAATGGCAGCATTTTCGCCGGATGGTTCTCAGGTGGCTACCTGCTCGCGAGATCACACCATCCGGTTGTTTGACCTGACTGGACTATGCCTGAAGGTGTTGCGTGGTCATACTGCGGATGTGATCTCGGTCAGTTGGGCTGCGGATAGTCGTAGTCTGGTGTCCAGCAGTGATGATGGTTCGATCCGTCGGTGGGATGTCGCCAGTGGCCATCAGACGGATTTGATCGACTTGGGTGGGGTTGAAACCGATACCTTGGCTTTGGCACGTGACGGTACCATCTTCGCGGGTGACGACGAAGGCCGCATTACGGTGATCACGCCTGTACAAACGTGCGTCATCCCAGCCCACGTGGCGGGTATCAAACGCATCGTATTTGATGATGTACGTCGTTTGCTGGTGAGTCTGAGCTATGACCGTTCGGTAATTCTGTGGCGGGCGGATGCCCAAGGTACCTTGCAGCAGATAGCGCAGTCGGCACTACCCAGTGTCATCTGGCCACGTAGCTGTGCGTTGCTGGGGGATGACCAGATTGTATTCGCCACATTCGGCTCACGTTACGCCACCTGGAATCATCGGCAGGACAGCTGGGAGCTGGATGGGATCGAGCCTGCCATCAGCCTGAATGCCGTGGCGTTGGTAGAAGGCGATGAATACACCATTGGCGATGCCGGCGTGCTCCACATCAATGGCGAGCCATCGGTCAATGTGGGCAGCCTGTGCAATTTTCTGCAGCCATTCGGGTCGTTACTGTTGACTGGTGGACAAATGGGTACGGTCTTTGACGCTATTTCCGGTCAAGTATTGCATCGGCATCGTTCCCCACTCAATTGTGCTACCACTTTCATGAAGGATGGCCGATTGCATGCCGCCATCGGTACCTATACCGGTGAAGCCATCATTCTGGTGCTGGATGAAAATGATCAGGTGCAGTATCAAGGTGATGTTGCGATGCACGACAATGCCATCAAAGGCATTACTGCTGATGACGAACTGTTGTTCAGCGTATGTGCAACATCAGCCGTCGCGTTTCATCGTGTGGCCGATTTCAGTCTGGAAAGCTACATCGATGACGCTCACGAGCGTATAGCCAATGGTTGTACACGCATCGATGGTGGCTTTGCCAGTATCAGCCGTGATTTGAAATTACGGATCTGGCGGGGTGGGGAGAGCGAAGTGTTCGATACCCCTCACACCCATTCGGTGAAATGTATTGCAGCTTCTGCAGATCAGCGCTTGATTGCTACTGGTAGTTACGGCGGTACTATTGCCGTTTTCGATGTAGAGGCACGTGACTGGATCGAGATGGGCAAGCCTACCGCCAGTGGCATTTCCTGCCTGGTCAGCGATCAGCGATCCAATGGTTTTCTGGCCAGTTCCTATGATGGCCGCGTTTATCAGGTTTGCTCATAA
- a CDS encoding DUF1800 domain-containing protein, with protein MKPICCLISTLLYLVNPAGANANETPSLTTSPLVVALPQPEAARFLAQATFGPKPGDIEKLAQQGFISWLNNQFTAPPTSHKAYLDQIISGLPPGSKALPTHVYQSFWRQAATGNDQLRQRLVFALSELFVISVDGSLSNYPRGVAGYLDVLGQHAFGNFRQLLEAVSTSPMMGIYLSHLKNRKEDPQRGRVPDENYAREVMQLFSIGLYQLNPDGTPRLVNGKPVETYGNDDVTGLAKVFTGWSWGGPDLSDARFNGSVKDPNRDVIPMQNYPKFHSTSEKRFLGVIIPAGTNGPDSLRMALDRLFNHPNTGPFITRQLIQRLVTSNPSPAYVQRVANVFANNGQGIRGDMKAIIRAILLDNEARNLNQLNSPAFGKLREPVVRLANWMRAFGKPSNSGNYLVGNTDSTTTSLAQTPMRSPSVFNFFRPGYVPPGTAIADRGLVAPEFQITHETSVAGYLNFMQNVVAKGVGTTANNVRDIPPDYAAELALADNPDALLARVELLLAYGGLSSGNRQTIRNAVASITIPADPVKAATARRNRVQLAVYLVMASSDYLVQR; from the coding sequence ATGAAACCCATATGCTGTCTTATTTCCACCCTGCTTTATCTGGTCAACCCGGCCGGCGCAAACGCCAACGAAACCCCATCCCTGACAACATCGCCATTGGTTGTCGCCCTGCCGCAACCTGAAGCAGCACGCTTTCTGGCACAGGCTACTTTTGGCCCCAAGCCGGGCGATATTGAGAAATTGGCACAGCAGGGCTTCATCAGCTGGCTGAACAACCAGTTCACAGCACCGCCGACATCGCACAAGGCCTATCTGGATCAGATCATCAGCGGCCTGCCACCTGGCAGCAAAGCATTACCCACCCACGTTTACCAAAGTTTCTGGAGGCAGGCAGCCACCGGGAATGATCAGCTGCGACAGCGTCTGGTATTTGCGTTGTCGGAATTGTTCGTGATCAGTGTGGATGGCAGTTTGAGCAACTATCCGCGCGGAGTGGCCGGCTATCTGGATGTATTGGGACAACATGCCTTCGGCAATTTCAGGCAATTGCTGGAAGCCGTCTCGACCAGCCCGATGATGGGTATTTACCTGTCGCACTTGAAAAATCGCAAGGAAGACCCGCAACGAGGCCGGGTCCCGGACGAGAACTATGCACGGGAGGTGATGCAGTTGTTCTCCATCGGCCTGTATCAATTGAATCCGGATGGCACACCACGACTGGTCAATGGCAAACCTGTCGAAACGTATGGAAACGACGATGTCACCGGGCTGGCCAAGGTATTTACCGGATGGAGTTGGGGCGGGCCGGATCTGTCTGATGCCCGGTTCAATGGATCGGTCAAAGATCCGAACAGAGATGTCATACCGATGCAGAATTACCCGAAATTTCATTCGACCAGTGAAAAACGCTTCCTCGGCGTCATCATCCCGGCAGGTACCAATGGGCCGGACAGTTTGCGTATGGCGCTGGATCGGCTGTTCAACCACCCCAATACCGGGCCGTTCATCACCAGGCAATTGATTCAACGGCTTGTCACCAGCAACCCAAGTCCCGCTTACGTACAACGCGTCGCCAATGTGTTTGCCAACAATGGGCAGGGCATACGGGGTGACATGAAAGCCATCATTCGCGCCATCCTGCTGGATAACGAAGCCCGTAACTTGAACCAACTCAACAGTCCTGCGTTCGGCAAACTGCGAGAACCTGTGGTGCGGTTGGCCAACTGGATGCGCGCTTTCGGCAAACCGTCCAATTCCGGCAATTATCTGGTTGGCAATACCGACAGTACCACCACATCGCTGGCACAAACGCCAATGCGCTCGCCCTCGGTCTTCAACTTCTTCCGGCCAGGTTATGTACCACCTGGCACTGCTATTGCCGACCGGGGCCTGGTGGCGCCGGAATTTCAAATTACCCATGAAACCTCGGTCGCCGGTTATCTGAACTTCATGCAGAACGTGGTGGCAAAAGGCGTAGGCACAACTGCCAATAATGTACGTGATATACCGCCGGATTATGCCGCCGAACTGGCATTGGCCGACAACCCGGATGCTTTGTTAGCCAGAGTGGAGTTGCTACTCGCATATGGTGGTTTAAGCTCAGGCAATCGGCAAACAATCCGTAACGCGGTGGCATCCATTACCATCCCTGCCGATCCAGTCAAAGCGGCCACGGCACGGCGCAATCGCGTGCAATTGGCCGTCTATCTGGTGATGGCATCCTCAGATTATCTGGTACAACGTTAA
- a CDS encoding DUF1501 domain-containing protein, producing the protein MTTHQASRRAFLRHAASLGLMGAAAPFALNLSLLNTASAANANDYRAMVCVFLFGGNDHYNTVIPYDTASYQQYLDARSGIAHPYDALQEIVPTNPQGGRRFALPLELAPLKALFDQGHAAVLANIGTLLAPIADAAEYRSGRVPVPPKLFSHNDQQAIWQALLPEGAKIGWGGRMGDLLMSQNSAAQFTTISAASNAVFLTGNQVRQYQIGTGGPVGISHLSDSLFSTPQGSTALRNLITQARSHLLQDELGNITERSILAFDTLNTALAGLPATDPRVALSDAQAGNRLAQQLQIVARMAGISQTIGVKRQVFFVSLGGFDTHDNLLTTQADLHTILAQAIAYFYSTTVQLGLDQQITLFTASDFGRTLTSNGDGSDHGWGGHHMVVGGAVKGRQIVGTIPETRLGIPEDVGSGRLIPKIAVDQYAATLGQWLGVAASDLPLILPNIGRFTTANLGFL; encoded by the coding sequence ATGACTACACATCAAGCATCACGCCGTGCCTTCCTTCGTCATGCCGCCTCGCTTGGGCTGATGGGTGCAGCAGCACCCTTCGCGCTGAATCTGTCACTATTGAATACAGCTTCGGCAGCCAATGCCAACGACTACCGGGCAATGGTCTGTGTGTTTCTGTTTGGTGGTAATGATCATTACAACACGGTCATCCCCTATGACACTGCCTCCTACCAGCAGTATCTGGACGCAAGGTCAGGTATCGCCCACCCGTACGATGCATTGCAGGAAATCGTCCCAACCAATCCACAAGGTGGGCGGCGGTTTGCCCTACCCCTTGAGTTGGCACCGCTGAAAGCCTTGTTTGATCAGGGCCATGCCGCTGTGCTTGCCAACATCGGTACGCTGTTGGCCCCCATTGCTGATGCGGCGGAGTATCGATCCGGCCGGGTACCGGTTCCACCCAAACTGTTTTCACACAATGACCAGCAGGCCATCTGGCAGGCCCTGTTACCCGAAGGCGCAAAAATCGGCTGGGGCGGCCGCATGGGTGATCTGTTGATGAGCCAGAACAGTGCCGCACAATTCACGACGATCTCAGCCGCATCCAATGCGGTATTCCTGACTGGTAACCAAGTCAGGCAATATCAGATCGGTACTGGTGGCCCCGTCGGGATCTCACACCTGTCCGATTCGCTGTTTAGCACCCCCCAAGGCAGTACCGCACTGCGCAATCTGATTACGCAGGCCCGCAGCCACTTGTTACAGGATGAACTGGGGAATATTACAGAACGCTCCATCCTTGCGTTCGATACGCTCAACACCGCATTGGCGGGGCTGCCGGCAACTGACCCACGCGTTGCACTCAGTGATGCCCAGGCAGGTAACAGACTGGCACAGCAACTGCAGATTGTCGCTCGCATGGCAGGCATCAGTCAGACGATTGGGGTGAAACGACAGGTCTTTTTTGTCAGCCTGGGCGGCTTCGATACGCATGATAATCTACTGACCACACAAGCAGATTTGCATACGATACTGGCGCAAGCGATCGCCTATTTCTACAGTACAACCGTCCAGCTAGGGCTGGATCAGCAAATCACCCTATTCACCGCATCTGACTTTGGGCGCACCCTGACCAGTAACGGCGACGGCTCTGATCATGGCTGGGGCGGTCATCACATGGTTGTCGGCGGTGCAGTCAAAGGCAGGCAGATTGTCGGGACGATACCGGAAACACGTCTTGGGATACCGGAAGACGTAGGCTCGGGCCGACTGATTCCTAAAATTGCGGTGGATCAATATGCAGCCACACTGGGGCAATGGTTAGGCGTGGCAGCATCCGATCTACCGCTGATATTGCCGAACATCGGTAGGTTTACCACAGCCAACCTTGGCTTTTTATAA
- a CDS encoding alpha/beta hydrolase — MLTLVLLPGLDGTATLFEPLLPYLPPHVRICPIHYPPEQTLGYSALVALVKQALPRHGPYVVLGESFSGPVAIQLAAQADQHMVGLILCCSFACSPRPSLIGLRPLIGLTPIRWLPSRLLAMLLYGRGAHVQLRKLLEKALAQVAQRVLQHRLQAVLDVDVLPDWQRIALPVCYLQATHDLLIPASQVSLLKTMLPSMQVSPLAGPHGLLQASPVAAAIAIRHFLSTLESRSVIDDCDQQVSPA, encoded by the coding sequence ATGCTGACACTGGTGCTGTTACCAGGGCTGGATGGTACGGCAACCTTATTTGAGCCACTGCTCCCGTATCTGCCACCTCATGTCCGGATATGTCCGATCCATTATCCGCCCGAGCAAACTTTGGGTTATTCAGCATTGGTGGCGTTGGTGAAACAAGCGTTGCCTCGCCATGGCCCCTATGTGGTGTTGGGTGAATCCTTTTCTGGCCCGGTGGCTATACAACTTGCAGCACAAGCAGATCAACATATGGTGGGGCTCATTTTATGCTGCTCCTTCGCTTGCAGTCCTCGGCCGAGCTTGATAGGGTTGCGTCCGTTGATTGGCCTGACTCCGATCCGATGGCTTCCGTCACGTTTGCTGGCAATGCTGCTATATGGCCGAGGCGCACATGTTCAGTTGCGGAAGCTACTGGAAAAGGCGTTGGCCCAGGTTGCGCAGCGCGTTCTACAACATCGTCTGCAAGCAGTATTGGACGTGGATGTGCTGCCGGATTGGCAGCGAATCGCCCTCCCGGTTTGCTACTTGCAAGCTACCCATGATTTACTGATTCCTGCATCGCAGGTCAGTCTGCTCAAAACCATGCTACCCAGCATGCAGGTATCACCGCTTGCAGGTCCACATGGCTTGTTGCAAGCCAGCCCTGTTGCAGCAGCAATTGCAATCCGGCACTTTCTGTCTACTCTCGAGAGTCGGTCTGTTATCGACGACTGCGATCAACAAGTCAGCCCTGCCTGA
- a CDS encoding LacI family DNA-binding transcriptional regulator has translation MNKYSNISTHAPTLEDVAKLAGVSTSTVSRFLNGAVPVSEKRRKRIQSAVEALQFTPNLLPKSLKKGRAMTVGVIAHNMVSQYFAEILTNIEHALAEAGYVPLIVTGHWSEAVEAQRIELLTARRVDGIILLAGKLPDERVLYYARKTPIVVTGRHLNGEGVFGFTLDNQDGALLAVEHLLKQGHRRIAYIDGRLGHEDAAARLRGYHDALARYDIPFDPDLVACGNFVQTDGYAAAEALLARNKPFTALFAANDESAFGARLALFEHGLRVPEDISIVGFDDIPGAAYATPPLTTVRQPLAEIGITAVKAMLSLLDRKPIEWDMPALTLQVRRSTRMILS, from the coding sequence ATGAATAAATACAGCAATATTTCCACCCATGCCCCCACATTGGAAGATGTCGCCAAGCTGGCGGGGGTGTCCACCAGTACAGTATCCCGTTTTCTCAATGGTGCCGTACCTGTGTCCGAAAAGCGTCGCAAACGTATTCAATCGGCGGTGGAAGCGCTGCAATTTACCCCGAATTTACTGCCTAAAAGCCTCAAGAAGGGCCGGGCAATGACCGTCGGGGTGATTGCGCACAATATGGTCAGCCAATATTTTGCCGAGATCCTTACCAATATTGAACATGCGTTGGCCGAAGCTGGCTATGTACCACTGATTGTGACTGGGCATTGGTCCGAAGCGGTGGAGGCGCAGCGGATCGAGCTGCTGACAGCGCGCCGTGTCGACGGTATTATTCTATTGGCCGGCAAGTTGCCGGATGAACGGGTATTGTACTATGCACGCAAAACACCGATTGTTGTCACAGGGCGGCATCTGAATGGTGAAGGTGTGTTTGGTTTTACCCTGGATAATCAGGATGGGGCATTGCTGGCGGTCGAGCATTTGTTGAAGCAAGGCCATCGCCGTATTGCCTATATTGATGGCCGGTTGGGTCACGAAGATGCTGCAGCACGCTTGCGCGGTTATCACGATGCATTAGCAAGGTACGATATACCATTCGACCCGGATTTGGTTGCGTGCGGAAATTTTGTCCAGACTGACGGCTATGCGGCAGCTGAAGCGTTACTTGCCCGCAACAAGCCTTTTACTGCCTTGTTTGCAGCCAATGATGAAAGCGCGTTTGGCGCGCGTCTGGCATTGTTTGAGCATGGGCTGAGGGTGCCGGAGGATATCTCGATCGTCGGCTTCGATGATATCCCAGGTGCTGCCTATGCGACCCCTCCACTGACCACCGTGCGCCAGCCACTAGCCGAAATCGGCATTACTGCCGTCAAAGCCATGCTCAGCCTGTTGGATCGCAAACCAATTGAATGGGACATGCCAGCGTTGACATTGCAAGTCAGACGTTCAACTCGCATGATCCTTTCCTGA
- a CDS encoding M949_RS01915 family surface polysaccharide biosynthesis protein: protein MSDLPVFPMRRPSLLLSMAVTLLVTACDRHPSTAPAASTPPPIDTLQALPTGLKHKGTIDKILRWSEADGEHVLVASHGTREFHSAEYGDAVEDWLYAAQYRKVGDTYDMLWKLNDSTSPCPVDHVAAYYQRGIQVTDLDSNGVHEVTLAYRVTCAGDVSPLTQKVILRERSQKYALRGTTMDGIQISNGELPPTEPRCPPDAQPYSINGCYESDKDFVDAPQPFLAHAQQVWKTVLKEHPIPQEPESGK from the coding sequence ATGTCTGACCTACCTGTATTCCCAATGCGACGACCCTCCCTGTTACTTTCGATGGCAGTCACATTGCTGGTGACAGCCTGCGACCGTCATCCATCAACAGCTCCTGCGGCAAGTACACCCCCACCTATCGACACCTTGCAGGCATTACCCACCGGCCTCAAGCACAAGGGCACCATCGACAAGATTCTGCGTTGGTCAGAGGCAGATGGCGAGCACGTGCTGGTTGCTAGTCACGGTACCCGTGAATTCCATTCAGCGGAATATGGTGATGCGGTAGAAGACTGGCTGTATGCCGCACAATACCGAAAAGTCGGTGACACCTATGACATGTTATGGAAATTGAACGACAGCACGTCACCCTGCCCGGTTGATCATGTGGCTGCGTACTATCAACGTGGTATCCAGGTAACAGACTTGGACAGCAATGGCGTGCACGAAGTCACCCTGGCTTACCGTGTGACTTGCGCTGGCGATGTCAGCCCCTTGACCCAAAAGGTGATCTTGCGTGAGCGCAGCCAAAAATATGCCCTGCGAGGGACGACGATGGATGGAATCCAGATCAGCAATGGCGAGCTCCCGCCAACCGAGCCCCGCTGCCCGCCTGACGCTCAACCTTATTCAATCAATGGCTGCTACGAATCCGACAAGGATTTTGTCGACGCACCCCAACCATTTCTGGCCCATGCACAACAAGTTTGGAAGACGGTATTGAAGGAACACCCGATCCCACAAGAACCGGAATCAGGCAAGTAA
- a CDS encoding TetR/AcrR family transcriptional regulator — protein sequence MTDIPKPRKAPRQQRSQQTVEIILQATARIFAEKGYAGTNTNLVAEHAGVSVGSIYQYFPNKDALVAALHDRHAAQMYQVIDVVLSATGKTTLQEHVAGMVRAMLAAHLIEPALHRMLEREFPFFDEPATESKTDQSIFMRVRRLLSDWREQVVPDNLDLATWVVLRMLESMVHAAVIDPPDFPMDAIERAIVDAVMGYLTGRVGNAPVHVLKGSG from the coding sequence ATGACAGACATCCCAAAACCGCGCAAAGCCCCGCGCCAGCAACGTTCGCAGCAGACGGTCGAGATCATTTTGCAAGCTACGGCTCGCATTTTTGCTGAGAAAGGTTATGCCGGGACCAATACCAATCTGGTGGCGGAACACGCTGGCGTCAGCGTGGGGTCGATCTACCAATACTTTCCCAATAAGGATGCACTGGTGGCTGCCTTGCACGATCGCCATGCCGCGCAGATGTATCAGGTGATTGACGTGGTGTTGTCTGCAACGGGCAAGACAACACTGCAGGAACATGTAGCAGGCATGGTTCGGGCCATGCTGGCCGCCCACCTGATTGAACCGGCACTGCACAGAATGCTGGAACGGGAGTTTCCGTTCTTTGACGAGCCAGCGACGGAAAGCAAAACCGATCAGAGCATTTTCATGCGTGTGCGACGCTTGCTGAGCGATTGGCGAGAACAGGTCGTGCCAGACAATCTGGATCTGGCTACCTGGGTGGTCTTACGTATGCTGGAGTCCATGGTGCACGCTGCGGTCATCGATCCACCGGACTTTCCGATGGATGCCATTGAACGGGCGATCGTGGATGCGGTGATGGGGTATCTGACAGGTAGGGTAGGCAACGCACCTGTTCATGTTTTGAAGGGAAGCGGTTGA
- a CDS encoding arabinose transporter produces the protein MDTHHRTSPSNRPVNVIDTSNVFLTLLPITLAVLVGFLTFGLPLPVLPVHIQHQLGFGPIIVGILISSQFAAALLTRAWAGNMADGQGARQAMTTGFWLATASGFAYLASHLAFRNANMSLILLLIGRVILGAAESLIVTGALAWGIGLVGPQRAGKVMAWVGMAMYAAYAAGAPIGTQLYARFHFSGIALAAICIPLLALLIIQRTPAVKPSGQRRVPFYKVLGDVWLPGLGLAATSIGFGVITAFIALLFAAKQWEQASLAFTTFGIAFIVARLLFGHLPDQLGGAKVALVCVVIEAGGQWLIWQASTPAVAYLGAALTGFGYSLAFPGFGVEAVKRAPADSRGVAMGAYVAFLDIALGLTGPVMGWIAGQFSVKNVYLVSTLCVASAVLIASQLLRQPGRQAQAVAR, from the coding sequence ATGGATACCCACCATCGCACATCACCATCCAATCGTCCGGTAAATGTGATCGACACTTCAAATGTCTTTCTGACGTTACTACCCATCACCCTCGCGGTCCTGGTCGGCTTTTTGACCTTTGGGCTACCGCTACCGGTTCTACCGGTACATATCCAGCATCAATTGGGATTCGGCCCCATCATTGTCGGCATCCTGATCAGCAGCCAGTTTGCGGCCGCGCTACTCACCCGCGCCTGGGCCGGCAACATGGCGGATGGGCAGGGGGCCCGACAAGCGATGACGACCGGCTTCTGGCTGGCAACCGCATCGGGTTTCGCATACCTGGCTTCTCATCTGGCCTTTCGTAACGCCAACATGTCACTCATCCTGCTCTTGATCGGGAGAGTAATCTTGGGGGCCGCAGAAAGCCTGATTGTGACCGGCGCACTGGCCTGGGGTATCGGGCTGGTTGGGCCGCAGCGTGCCGGCAAGGTCATGGCTTGGGTCGGCATGGCCATGTATGCAGCTTATGCTGCGGGGGCACCGATCGGTACACAGCTGTATGCGCGATTTCACTTCAGTGGTATCGCCTTGGCGGCCATCTGCATTCCACTGCTGGCCCTGCTGATCATTCAACGCACACCGGCCGTCAAACCCTCTGGCCAACGTCGGGTACCATTCTACAAAGTATTGGGGGATGTCTGGTTGCCAGGGTTGGGGCTAGCCGCCACCAGCATCGGGTTCGGTGTCATCACCGCATTCATCGCCCTGTTGTTCGCTGCCAAGCAGTGGGAACAAGCATCGCTGGCCTTCACCACCTTCGGCATCGCCTTCATCGTAGCGCGTCTCTTGTTTGGACATTTGCCAGATCAATTGGGCGGCGCCAAAGTCGCCTTGGTCTGCGTCGTGATCGAGGCCGGCGGCCAATGGCTGATCTGGCAAGCATCCACCCCCGCTGTCGCGTACCTGGGCGCAGCATTGACTGGCTTTGGTTATTCACTGGCCTTTCCCGGCTTTGGTGTGGAGGCGGTCAAGCGGGCTCCGGCAGACAGCCGCGGAGTCGCAATGGGCGCCTATGTCGCGTTTCTGGATATTGCACTGGGCCTGACCGGTCCGGTAATGGGTTGGATTGCTGGTCAATTTAGCGTAAAGAACGTCTACTTGGTCAGCACCCTATGTGTTGCCAGTGCGGTACTGATTGCGAGCCAATTGTTACGCCAGCCCGGTCGGCAGGCACAAGCCGTTGCACGCTGA